ATGCCAAACAGGAACCCGCCCGACAGGGCGCTCGCAAAAGCGCCCATGACGCCGCCAAAAATTAGAACGAGTTGAATGGCATGGAAGCCGCCAAAAGTAACCAGCGACTGCATGGCGTGGAAGCGCACGAAGGGCCGCTTGTCAATCAGCAATAAAATCAAGCCCGTAACCCAGCCTAGAACGTAGCAAAGCAATCCGGCCACGTTCTCTTCAAGTCCCGAACCGGCAGATGATGAGGCGGCAGGAGAGTCAGTCCTCGGCGCACCGGTTGTGCCCGACGGCGCCCCGCACTTGGGGCAAAACGATACATCCGTTCCAACTTCGGTTCCGCAACCTGAACAAAACGGCATGGAATTCTCCTCTCAAACTATTTTTGCAACATGCACGGCAGACAGATCAGCCACTGATAGGACTAGTGGCGAACCGAGCGAATTATCCACCCTAGCCCTTGCAGTGTCAAGAAAAGATACACGACGGATTCTCTTACAGTCTGTGCCAGGCCAATATCCGCAGGATTTTCGAGGTAGACTTATGAGATTCAGTCGAGAATGCGTGGGAGGAAGAACAATGGCAAGACTATCCGTGGGGGCGATGGCAACGGCCTGCGGCCTGGTGTGGGGTTTCTATGGAATGATGGGCACCGGCGTGCTGAACTTGATCTGGCCGTCCTATGGCGAACATTTCCTGCAAACCATGAGTTCGGTCTATCCCGGCTATCACGCCACGCGGGCGCTGGGCGATGTGCTGATCGCCACCGCCTACGGAATTGCCGATGGCGGCGCGGCAGGGTGCCTCCTCGCGGTGGTCTATAACTTCTTTGTGCCGGATGTTTCGAAAGAAAAGTGAATGACACACTGCGGAATGGCGAGGAGCTACTAGCCGTTCTTGCGCTCGAATTCCTTCATGAATGACGCCAGCGCCTGCGCGCCGGCCAGAGGCATGGCGTTGTACATGGAGGCGCGGATGCCGCCAATCGTGCGGT
This is a stretch of genomic DNA from Acidobacteriota bacterium. It encodes these proteins:
- a CDS encoding zinc-ribbon domain-containing protein, producing MPFCSGCGTEVGTDVSFCPKCGAPSGTTGAPRTDSPAASSSAGSGLEENVAGLLCYVLGWVTGLILLLIDKRPFVRFHAMQSLVTFGGFHAIQLVLIFGGVMGAFASALSGGFLFGIVSFLVYGVLSLVILVSWIICMVKAFQGQKLKLPIVGNIAENFAK